The proteins below come from a single Eremothecium sinecaudum strain ATCC 58844 chromosome II, complete sequence genomic window:
- the SSF1 gene encoding rRNA-binding ribosome biosynthesis protein (Syntenic homolog of Ashbya gossypii AAL040W; Syntenic homolog of Saccharomyces cerevisiae YDR312W (SSF2) and YHR066W (SSF1)), with product MAKRRQKSRTHVTPSEDELKSIPKSLVIRVGETSMGNHSLNQLVKDFRNIMQPHTAVKLKERKSNKLKDFVVMCGPLGVSHLFIFTQSEKTGNVSLKVARTPQGPAITFRVLDYSLGKDIKRFLRRPKSLAKEDVLHPPLLVLNGFDIKNEDENKANVEKVVVSMFQNIFPPINPARTELSSIRRVFMINKDRELNEISLRHYVIDVREVEISKNLKKLYRSKKNLHKTVPNLSKKEDIASLIFDHDIGAYTSDSEVDDDAIVSVIDKKDTQIKFRQPNEASKPAPVADDDRLDSDVEMEDATNETGSAEHADLRPRKRAIKLTEVGPRLTLKLVKIEEGIFNGKVLHHEFIHKTDHEIKALEKKHLEKLKLKEQRKKEQEENIARKKAAKEAKKQRKLERRQARKLAEANGTAKENESSSSSSDSSDGEYSDVPEDLDSDLLSEIEN from the coding sequence ATGGCAAAGAGAAGACAAAAGTCAAGAACTCATGTCACCCCATCCGAAGATGAGCTTAAAAGTATTCCAAAATCATTGGTAATTCGTGTTGGTGAGACTTCTATGGGTAACCATTCCCTAAATCAATTGGTTAAGGATTTTCGTAATATAATGCAGCCACATACTGCTGTTAAACTAAAAGAAAGGAAGTCCAATAAGCTGAAGGATTTCGTTGTTATGTGTGGACCACTAGGAGTATCACACCTTTTCATTTTTACACAATCCGAAAAAACAGGAAATGTCTCTTTAAAGGTTGCTAGGACGCCTCAGGGTCCTGCTATTACTTTTAGGGTTCTGGATTATTCATTGGGTAAGGATATTAAAAGATTTTTGAGGAGGCCAAAATCTTTGGCTAAGGAAGACGTTTTACATCCACCTCTTTTGGTGTTAAATGGGTTCGATATTAagaatgaagatgaaaatAAGGCTAATGTGGAAAAAGTGGTTGTTTCTATGTTCCAGAATATTTTCCCTCCAATAAATCCAGCCAGGACCGAGCTGTCGTCAATCAGACGTGTGTTCATGATAAATAAGGACCGTGAACTGAATGAAATATCATTAAGACACTACGTTATCGACGTCAGAGAAGTGGAGATCTCtaaaaatttgaagaaacTATACAGGTCTAAGAAGAACTTGCATAAAACTGTGCCGAATTTGAGCAAGAAGGAAGACATTGCATCTTTGATCTTTGATCACGACATTGGGGCCTACACATCGGACTCTGAAGTCGATGACGATGCTATCGTGAGTGTTATAGACAAGAAAGATACCCAGATCAAGTTTAGGCAACCGAATGAAGCTTCCAAGCCAGCTCCAGTAGCTGATGATGATAGATTAGATAGTGATGTTGAAATGGAAGATGCCACTAATGAAACGGGCTCCGCAGAGCATGCAGATCTACGTCCACGTAAGCGTGCCATCAAGCTTACCGAAGTAGGTCCCCGGCTCACACTAAAGTTGGTCAAGATAGAGGAAGGTATTTTTAATGGAAAGGTTTTGCATCATGAGTTCATCCATAAGACAGATCACGAGATAAAGGCTCTGGAGAAGAAGCATTTAGAGAAGCTGAAGCTGAAGGAGCAGCGCAAGAAGGAGCAAGAGGAGAATATCGCACGGAAGAAGGCCGCAAAGGAGGCAAAGAAACAGCGGAAATTGGAGAGACGGCAGGCGCGCAAACTAGCAGAGGCCAATGGGACCGCAAAAGAAAACGAGTCAAGCTCTTCCAGTAGTGACTCCAGTGACGGCGAGTACAGCGACGTCCCAGAAGATCTGGATAGCGATTTGCTCAGCGAAATAGAAAATTAG
- the PIB1 gene encoding phosphatidylinositol-3-phosphate-binding ubiquitin-protein ligase (Syntenic homolog of Ashbya gossypii AAL039C; Syntenic homolog of Saccharomyces cerevisiae YDR313C (PIB1)) yields MQQDHPVSETERLVRWQEDNLVRNCSGCSRRFTFILRRHHCRCCGSIFCSSCAGHFAYYDKDRVKILQRSERSMEIAPYRTCNTCFKTLENRGLLVSRGRLVSNTRLMKRSPQEPGFCDSASFTSYFKNTMDMDAIVSCDAAVNADDACHSESQNAPWSNNKTSNVPEEYNMCPICSVDLSSLSEEGSATHIQDCVQQASCIQQHQKNYVPDNNAVKNRILVYLIADDSRNSDGEFPECPICFEDMELGQKIGRLECLCMFHHHCIKSWLKKKLQRSAAGGSSIQSTKNFCPFHDAIF; encoded by the coding sequence ATGCAACAAGATCATCCCGTTAGCGAAACAGAAAGATTGGTTAGATGGCAAGAAGACAACCTAGTTAGGAACTGCTCGGGCTGTTCCAGAAGGTTCACTTTTATACTGAGACGACACCACTGTAGGTGCTGCGGCAGCATCTTTTGTTCTTCATGTGCAGGCCATTTTGCTTATTACGATAAGGATAGAGTTAAAATCCTACAGCGGTCGGAAAGATCCATGGAAATAGCTCCTTATAGGACATGCAACACGTGTTTCAAGACTCTAGAGAATAGAGGCCTGTTGGTATCTCGAGGAAGGCTAGTATCTAATACTCGGCTCATGAAGCGATCTCCGCAAGAGCCAGGATTTTGTGATTCAGCATCGTTCACCTCATACTTTAAGAATACTATGGATATGGATGCTATTGTTAGCTGTGATGCTGCTGTTAATGCAGATGATGCGTGTCATAGTGAATCGCAAAACGCACCATGgtcaaataataaaacaaGCAATGTTCCAGAAGAGTACAATATGTGTCCTATCTGCAGTGTGGACCTCAGTAGTCTAAGCGAAGAAGGCTCAGCGACACATATCCAGGACTGTGTACAGCAGGCTTCTTGTATACAACAGCACCAGAAGAACTACGTTCCTGATAATAATGCGGTCAAGAATAGGATATTGGTTTACCTGATTGCGGACGATTCTCGTAACAGCGACGGAGAATTTCCCGAGTGCCCAATATGTTTTGAAGATATGGAATTGGGCCAAAAGATTGGCAGGTTAGAATGCTTATGTATGTTTCACCACCACTGTATAAAGAGCTGGTTAAAGAAAAAGTTACAGCGGTCGGCTGCGGGAGGTTCTTCTATACAGTCCACGAAGAACTTTTGCCCTTTCCACGATGCTATCTTCTAA
- the HTD2 gene encoding hydroxyacyl-thioester dehydratase HTD2 (Syntenic homolog of Ashbya gossypii AAL038W; Syntenic homolog of Saccharomyces cerevisiae YHR067W (HTD2)), producing the protein MVVKFMNVRDITSALSVEKFNELVGCQIRRSIGLQERLGGGDHLLFFNPKWEGLCKDGYYRYLSPAAVLGQDIMFKRRLWTQGGMEMREGLKVNAMYECHETIKKVRELRGDYFIKIGREIKDMSGNVAVVEERTLIYTNKPPLAGRKSCAKELEAAIVIPFIFDDMTIFAYSGLTSNLHRIHWDKEYSMKVEGYRDILVQGPLTVHVLLRTAELALGKPVKGIRYKNSQVLYRGSLVDICIGEVHNGTVRAWIRDQHANSTIYVDAELTLD; encoded by the coding sequence ATGGTGGTGAAGTTTATGAACGTCAGAGATATTACTAGTGCTCTTAGTGTGGAAAAGTTCAATGAGCTCGTCGGATGCCAAATACGACGGAGCATCGGGCTGCAAGAGCGGTTAGGAGGAGGAGATCATCTTCTATTCTTCAATCCCAAGTGGGAGGGCTTGTGTAAAGACGGTTACTACCGGTATTTAAGCCCTGCAGCGGTTTTGGGGCAAGATATCATGTTTAAACGGCGTTTGTGGACACAAGGCGGTATGGAGATGCGCGAAGGCTTAAAGGTTAACGCTATGTATGAATGTCATGAGACGATTAAGAAGGTTCGGGAGTTACGGGGAGACTATTTTATTAAGATTGGTAGGGAGATTAAAGATATGAGTGGAAACGTTGCGGTTGTGGAGGAGCGGACGCTCATCTATACGAATAAGCCACCATTGGCTGGGCGCAAAAGCTGTGCAAAGGAGCTGGAGGCGGCGATTGTGATTCCGTTTATTTTCGATGATATGACTATTTTTGCTTATAGTGGGCTGACGTCTAACCTACACAGAATTCACTGGGATAAGGAATACAGCATGAAAGTGGAAGGCTACCGCGATATCCTGGTACAAGGGCCTCTCACCGTCCACGTCCTGTTGAGAACCGCTGAGCTGGCATTGGGGAAGCCAGTGAAAGGTATTCGGTATAAAAACTCACAGGTATTATATAGGGGTTCGCTGGTTGACATCTGCATTGGCGAAGTACACAATGGCACAGTACGGGCATGGATAAGAGACCAGCATGCAAATTCAACTATTTATGTAGATGCAGAGCTCACGCTAGATTAG
- the IPK1 gene encoding inositol pentakisphosphate 2-kinase (Syntenic homolog of Ashbya gossypii AAL037C; Syntenic homolog of Saccharomyces cerevisiae YDR315C (IPK1)): MDQYDDANPEIVGLGASNCVVALYPNDPVLYRICIRSTSLQRNNQFLLEDYHFINETIRPLLDEFLLEMELTALEPTLFQKCLEPYVKNWDTDTLWTMKIPSLIPTNSTKIIIDHYSSVHIAVDGIVSWELKPKWLYQSSEYCRNCTLCRIRGNSCKHCYAKLLEPGNQKKMVESIFEGIPVMRSFIEAAAEYFVRPDNILQVLYKVQRDIDSALQPIESASDVTPQHCLSMTLKDVSCFLFWHPGREIIPKVIDVDKKQPYRWTNWAAIESRIEEFSEKVIH, translated from the coding sequence ATGGACCAATACGATGATGCTAACCCCGAAATTGTTGGATTAGGTGCCTCAAACTGCGTTGTCGCTCTATACCCGAACGATCCTGTACTATATAGGATATGTATAAGATCCACTAGCCTGCAACGTAATAACCAGTTTCTTTTGGAAGATTATCATTTCATCAATGAGACCATACGCCCATTGCTAGATGAGTTTCTACTCGAAATGGAACTTACGGCCTTAGAGCCAACGCTATTTCAAAAGTGCCTGGAACCTTATGTAAAAAATTGGGACACTGACACTCTATGGACTATGAAAATTCCTTCACTAATACCTACTAATAGTACCAAAATAATAATCGACCATTATAGTTCAGTGCATATTGCCGTCGATGGCATCGTCAGTTGGGAATTGAAGCCCAAGTGGCTCTACCAATCCTCTGAGTACTGTAGAAATTGCACACTCTGTCGCATAAGAGGTAACTCATGTAAACATTGTTATGCCAAGTTACTGGAGCCTGGGAACCAGAAGAAAATGGTGGAATCTATATTTGAAGGAATACCAGTAATGAGGAGTTTCATTGAAGCAGCTGCAGAGTATTTCGTACGGCCAGACAATATATTACAAGTGCTGTACAAAGTACAACGTGACATTGACTCAGCCCTGCAGCCAATTGAGTCAGCAAGCGATGTCACACCTCAGCATTGCCTTTCCATGACGCTCAAAGATGTTTCATGTTTCTTATTTTGGCATCCGGGCAGGGAAATCATCCCAAAAGTAATAGACGTCGACAAGAAGCAACCCTATCGGTGGACGAACTGGGCAGCGATTGAATCGCGAATTGAGGAGTTCAGCGAGAAAGTAATCCACTAA